Proteins from a single region of Megalopta genalis isolate 19385.01 chromosome 3, iyMegGena1_principal, whole genome shotgun sequence:
- the Hipk gene encoding homeodomain interacting protein kinase isoform X8: MCDMFIQTQQTSSVNGSSSSSSSSSSNNTVHHHSKKRKLEYNVSQPVIQHALVQSTGDYQLDNTGLQQRYSVNGANTAFSSLHNNNNALQKSSPNQQTLVRASTIKLLDTYQRCSQKRKTWSREGNGDGLAVHSANATNAVGSTVVSQHHTQQQQQLQQQQQQQQQQQQQQQQQHKQTGMTAHSKQVTNAANGGGGGSNPQGDGDYQLVQHEVLYSMTNQYEVLEFLGRGTFGQVVKCWKKGTNEIVAIKILKNHPSYARQGQIEVSILSRLSQENADEFNFVRAYECFQHKSHTCLVFEMLEQNLYDFLKQNKFSPLPLKYIRPILQQVLTALLKLKQLGLIHADLKPENIMLVDPVRQPYRVKVIDFGSASHVSKAVCNTYLQSRYYRAPEIILGLPYCEAIDMWSLGCVVAELFLGWPLYPGSSEYDQIRYISQTQGLPTEHMLNNASKTTKFFYRDMDSTYPFWRLKTPEEHETETGIKSKEARKYIFNCLDDIGQVNVPTDLEGGQLLAEKADRREFIDLLKRMLTMDQVERRITPGEALNHAFVTLAHLVDYAHCNNVKASVQMMEVCRRAGDFTASPAHHQAPPAPQPPPPTSLVANFVPTTNGSAVTFTFNNQLTNQVQRLVREHRTAQTGYDNLYQIYSNSSRRATQYSNSSSGSNSGRSGVHDFPHQLVPGLLCHPPSYQTMPSPAKHVVVAQPPQAQQGPLQIQPSIISQQAVAAAAAAAQQQYAAVPVSMVETGRQMLLTNAVQTSWPGGSRQMAAIVPSWQQLPPQHTAIQQPLLSDAGDWGRPLIVDSSAILQDQRPVFPVTEVYNTSALVEHPSQSWAKRSGKHHQHHVTVPQQSQHRHEHKKETQQLSPVKKRVKESTPPSNMRRHSPSGGHWQQQTMQQHHHNSKHSSSHNVEHHQVTSGRQQTITIHDTPSPAVSVITISDSEDETPGKCCGDRQCGACQNLATRLSGDGRPVREEVIRSTQSTPRVVQPMQQTHSTTQSHTNGHVTAHSTSQRTQRKNIISCVTVGDSDGEASPGRAHTHLYQHLPQHPPHQQTTQLIKHEPQQQHHVSSSSSGYSSQSQKKRLLAKVQSECNMVNVATKPEPGVEYLAPHPCHAPACKEPPTYQYVTTSSAHPHLQEQHIVYTTGTDKRVSWPGKRAEYKHEYVQPPAAHSRDHQKWAVANPVHQYRQSQVVGSAAHPGHTHSHHGHPAHLSPGGGGGGRSPAGGPVIGSAQHLGQPLYQEYAHVRSRAHAVPPPVYVTAAPSQAQQQQVPTYQGFTPGWVPRHLVDACISSPLTLYDSSRALPPPAHHSSARPLLASHAAHPLPAHMQPTAVYGLAPLSPAKHQYQPSGLWFTE; the protein is encoded by the exons ATGTGTGACATGTTCATCCAAACACAGCAGACGAGTAGCGTCaacggcagcagcagcagcagcagcagcagcagcagtaaCAACACCGTTCACCATCACAGTAAGAAACGGAAGTTGGAGTACAACGTGAGCCAGCCGGTGATCCAGCACGCATTGGTCCAATCGACCGGCGACTACCAATTAGACAATACCGGGCTGCAGCAACGGTACTCCGTGAACGGTGCTAATACCGCGTTTAGCTCGCTGCACAACAATAATAATGCGCTGCAGAAGAGTAGCCCGAACCAACAGACCCTGGTACGAGCCTCGACGATCAAGCTCTTAGACACGTACCAACGCTGTAGCCAGAAG AGAAAGACTTGGTCGAGGGAAGGTAATGGTGACGGCCTGGCAGTCCACTCCGCCAACGCGACGAACGCAGTGGGTAGTACTGTAGTGTCGCAACACCATAcccaacagcaacaacagctgcaacaacaacagcagcagcagcaacaacaacagcagcagcagcagcagcaacacaAGCAGACAGGGATGACGGCGCATAGCAAGCAGGTGACCAACGCTGCCAACGGGGGCGGTGGCGGCAGCAACCCCCAGGGAGATGGAGATTACCAGTTGGTCCAGCACGAAGTTCTCTACTCGATGACCAATCAGTACGAGGTCCTTGAGTTCCTGGGCAGAGGCACTTTTGGACAG GTCGTGAAATGCTGGAAGAAAGGAACGAATGAGATTGTTGCCATCAAAATTTTGAAGAACCATCCATCGTATGCGCGCCAAGGTCAGATTGAG GTCTCCATCCTGTCTCGGCTCAGTCAGGAAAACGCGGATGAGTTCAACTTTGTGCGCGCTTACGAGTGCTTCCAGCACAAGTCCCACACCTGCCTGGTTTTCGAGATGCTCGAGCAGAATCTGTATGattttttgaagcaaaacaaattCTCACCCCTACCATTGAAATACATCCGACCGATTCTTCAGCAAGTACTCACCGCCCTGCTGAAGCTCAAG CAACTGGGGTTGATCCATGCGGACCTCAAGCCAGAGAACATCATGCTGGTGGACCCGGTACGTCAGCCATACCGTGTGAAAGTAATCGACTTTGGGTCGGCCTCCCACGTGTCGAAAGCCGTCTGCAACACGTACCTGCAATCGCGATACTACCGTGCGCCTGAAATTATACTTGGACTTCCGTATTGTGAAGCGATAGATATGTGGTCGCTCGGCTGTGTGGTTGCGGAGTTGTTTTTAGGATGGCCTCTATACCCCGGCAGCTCCGAATATGATCAGATTCGATATATTAGTCAGACGCAAGGCCTACCGACGGAGCATATGTTAAACAACGCCAGCAAAACCACCAAATTCTTTTACAGGGACATGGACA GCACATATCCGTTTTGGCGACTGAAAACACCTGAAGAGCACGAGACCGAGACCGGTATAAAGTCGAAGGAGgcgagaaaatatatttttaactgTCTCGACGATATTGGTCAAGTGAATGTGCCAACTGACCTGGAGGGTGGTCAGCTTCTGGCTGAGAAAGCGGATAGAAGAGAGTTCATTGACCTCTTGAAGAGGATGCTCACAATGGACCAGGTA GAGCGCCGAATAACACCTGGGGAGGCTCTGAATCACGCGTTTGTCACTCTGGCGCATTTGGTCGATTATGCACATTGCAACAACGTCAAGGCTTCCGTCCAGATGATGGAGGTTTGCCGGCGAGCAGGCGACTTCACGGCAAGCCCGGCACATCACCAAGCTCCTCCAGCGCCCCAGCCACCCCCGCCGACGTCGTTAGTAGCGAATTTCGTGCCGACAACGAACGGCAGTGCTGTCACCTTCACCTTCAATAACCAGCTGACCAATCAAGTACAGCGATTGGTCAGAGAGCATCGTACTGCGCAAACGGGATACGATAATCTG TATCAAATATACAGTAACAGTAGTCGCCGTGCAACTCAGTACAGTAACTCATCCAGCGGATCGAATAGTGGGCGAAGTGGGGTGCACGACTTTCCGCATCAATTGGTACCTGGGCTACTTTGTCACCCACCCAGTTATCAGACGATGCCAAGTCCTGCGAAACACGTAGTTGTTGCTCAA CCTCCGCAAGCGCAGCAAGGACCGTTACAGATCCAGCCCTCCATCATATCACAGCAGGCCGTTGCCGCAGCGGCTGCGGCAGCCCAACAACAATATGCGGCTGTGCCTGTGTCGATGGTGGAGACTGGTCGTCAAATGTTGTTAACG AACGCTGTGCAGACGTCCTGGCCCGGGGGGAGTCGTCAGATGGCTGCCATCGTGCCATCCTGGCAGCAGTTGCCGCCGCAGCACACAGCAATCCAGCAGCCACTGTTGAGCGACGCTGGAGACTGGGGAAGGCCACTGATCGTGGACAGTTCAGCCATCCTGCAG GATCAGCGGCCAGTGTTCCCTGTCACGGAGGTATATAACACCAGTGCCCTCGTCGAGCATCCTTCGCAGAGCTGGGCAAAGCGTAGCGGGAAACACCATCAGCACCACGTGACGGTGCCTCAGCAGTCGCAACACAGGCACGAGCACAAGAAGGAGACGCAACAGCTGAGTCCTGTGAAAAAGAGGGTGAAGGAGAGCACGCCGCCGAGCAACATGAGACGGCACTCGCCTAGTGGCGGTCATTGGCAGCAGCAGACCATGCAGCAGCACCACCATAACAGCAAGCATAGCAGTAGTCACAACGTAGAACATCATCAGGTTACGTCCGGTCGCCAACAAACCATCACGATCCACGACACGCCGTCGCCGGCAGTTTCCGTTATCACGATCAGTGATAGCGAGGACGAAACACCTGGTAAATG CTGTGGAGATCGCCAGTGCGGAGCCTGTCAAAATTTGGCAACTCGCCTGTCTGGCGATGGACGTCCAGTCCGCGAGGAAGTCATTCGAAG CACGCAATCGACGCCCAGGGTGGTGCAACCGATGCAGCAGACACATTCGACTACCCAGTCCCACACGAACGGACACGTTACTGCACATAGTACGTCACAGAGGACGCAAAGAAAGAACATCATCAGCTGCGTGACCGTTGGCGACAGCGACGGCGAAGCTAGTCCTGGTCGAGCGCACACCCACCTCTACCAACACTTACCTCAGCATCCGCCACATCAACAGACCACGCAATTAATTAAACACGAGCCCCAGCAGCAACATCATGTCAGCAG CAGTAGCTCTGGATACTCCTCGCAGTCGCAGAAGAAACGGTTATTGGCTAAAGTACAGTCCGAGTGCAATATGGTGAATGTCGCGACGAAACCAGAGCCCGGCGTCGAGTACCTTGCCCCACATCCGTGTCACGCGCCAGCTTGTAAAGAGCCACCGACCTATCAG TATGTGACCACGAGTAGCGCGCATCCTCACCTCCAAGAGCAGCATATCGTGTATACGACCGGCACGGACAAGCGGGTATCGTGGCCTGGCAAGAGGGCTGAGTACAAGCACGAGTACGTTCAACCTCCTGCTGCTCATTCGCGAGACCACCAGAAATGGGCGGTAGCGAACCCTGTGCATCAGTACAG GCAGAGCCAGGTGGTGGGTTCGGCAGCCCATCCGGGTCATACCCACAGCCATCATGGGCATCCGGCCCACCTGAGTCCTGGGGGCGGTGGCGGGGGCAGAAGTCCTGCAGGGGGGCCTGTAATAGGAAGTGCCCAGCATCTGGGACAACCCCTGTACCAGGAGTACGCCCATGTGCGTTCAAGAGCCCATGCCGTACCACCCCCGGTGTACGTAACCGCCGCGCCTTCTCAGGCTCAGCAGCAACAAGTGCCCACCTATCAGGGATTCACACCCGGGTGGGTACCTAGACACCTAGTTGATGCATGCAT CTCGTCTCCATTAACGTTGTATGATTCTAGTCGAGCGTTGCCACCACCAGCTCATCACAGCTCGGCCAGACCGTTGCTCGCGAGTCATGCAGCGCATCCACTGCCTGCACATATGCAGCCAACGGCCGTATACGGATTGGCCCCGCTATCGCCGGCCAAACATCAATATCAACCTTCTGGTTTGTGGTTCACGGAGTAA
- the Hipk gene encoding homeodomain interacting protein kinase isoform X7, protein MCDMFIQTQQTSSVNGSSSSSSSSSSNNTVHHHSKKRKLEYNVSQPVIQHALVQSTGDYQLDNTGLQQRYSVNGANTAFSSLHNNNNALQKSSPNQQTLVRASTIKLLDTYQRCSQKRKTWSREGNGDGLAVHSANATNAVGSTVVSQHHTQQQQQLQQQQQQQQQQQQQQQQQHKQTGMTAHSKQVTNAANGGGGGSNPQGDGDYQLVQHEVLYSMTNQYEVLEFLGRGTFGQVVKCWKKGTNEIVAIKILKNHPSYARQGQIEVSILSRLSQENADEFNFVRAYECFQHKSHTCLVFEMLEQNLYDFLKQNKFSPLPLKYIRPILQQVLTALLKLKQLGLIHADLKPENIMLVDPVRQPYRVKVIDFGSASHVSKAVCNTYLQSRYYRAPEIILGLPYCEAIDMWSLGCVVAELFLGWPLYPGSSEYDQIRYISQTQGLPTEHMLNNASKTTKFFYRDMDSTYPFWRLKTPEEHETETGIKSKEARKYIFNCLDDIGQVNVPTDLEGGQLLAEKADRREFIDLLKRMLTMDQVERRITPGEALNHAFVTLAHLVDYAHCNNVKASVQMMEVCRRAGDFTASPAHHQAPPAPQPPPPTSLVANFVPTTNGSAVTFTFNNQLTNQVQRLVREHRTAQTGYDNLYQIYSNSSRRATQYSNSSSGSNSGRSGVHDFPHQLVPGLLCHPPSYQTMPSPAKHVVVAQPPQAQQGPLQIQPSIISQQAVAAAAAAAQQQYAAVPVSMVETGRQMLLTNAVQTSWPGGSRQMAAIVPSWQQLPPQHTAIQQPLLSDAGDWGRPLIVDSSAILQDQRPVFPVTEVYNTSALVEHPSQSWAKRSGKHHQHHVTVPQQSQHRHEHKKETQQLSPVKKRVKESTPPSNMRRHSPSGGHWQQQTMQQHHHNSKHSSSHNVEHHQVTSGRQQTITIHDTPSPAVSVITISDSEDETPGKCCGDRQCGACQNLATRLSGDGRPVREEVIRSTQSTPRVVQPMQQTHSTTQSHTNGHVTAHSTSQRTQRKNIISCVTVGDSDGEASPGRAHTHLYQHLPQHPPHQQTTQLIKHEPQQQHHVSSSSSGYSSQSQKKRLLAKVQSECNMVNVATKPEPGVEYLAPHPCHAPACKEPPTYQDDAYDMHDYFLQYVTTSSAHPHLQEQHIVYTTGTDKRVSWPGKRAEYKHEYVQPPAAHSRDHQKWAVANPVHQYRQSQVVGSAAHPGHTHSHHGHPAHLSPGGGGGGRSPAGGPVIGSAQHLGQPLYQEYAHVRSRAHAVPPPVYVTAAPSQAQQQQVPTYQGFTPGSSPLTLYDSSRALPPPAHHSSARPLLASHAAHPLPAHMQPTAVYGLAPLSPAKHQYQPSGLWFTE, encoded by the exons ATGTGTGACATGTTCATCCAAACACAGCAGACGAGTAGCGTCaacggcagcagcagcagcagcagcagcagcagcagtaaCAACACCGTTCACCATCACAGTAAGAAACGGAAGTTGGAGTACAACGTGAGCCAGCCGGTGATCCAGCACGCATTGGTCCAATCGACCGGCGACTACCAATTAGACAATACCGGGCTGCAGCAACGGTACTCCGTGAACGGTGCTAATACCGCGTTTAGCTCGCTGCACAACAATAATAATGCGCTGCAGAAGAGTAGCCCGAACCAACAGACCCTGGTACGAGCCTCGACGATCAAGCTCTTAGACACGTACCAACGCTGTAGCCAGAAG AGAAAGACTTGGTCGAGGGAAGGTAATGGTGACGGCCTGGCAGTCCACTCCGCCAACGCGACGAACGCAGTGGGTAGTACTGTAGTGTCGCAACACCATAcccaacagcaacaacagctgcaacaacaacagcagcagcagcaacaacaacagcagcagcagcagcagcaacacaAGCAGACAGGGATGACGGCGCATAGCAAGCAGGTGACCAACGCTGCCAACGGGGGCGGTGGCGGCAGCAACCCCCAGGGAGATGGAGATTACCAGTTGGTCCAGCACGAAGTTCTCTACTCGATGACCAATCAGTACGAGGTCCTTGAGTTCCTGGGCAGAGGCACTTTTGGACAG GTCGTGAAATGCTGGAAGAAAGGAACGAATGAGATTGTTGCCATCAAAATTTTGAAGAACCATCCATCGTATGCGCGCCAAGGTCAGATTGAG GTCTCCATCCTGTCTCGGCTCAGTCAGGAAAACGCGGATGAGTTCAACTTTGTGCGCGCTTACGAGTGCTTCCAGCACAAGTCCCACACCTGCCTGGTTTTCGAGATGCTCGAGCAGAATCTGTATGattttttgaagcaaaacaaattCTCACCCCTACCATTGAAATACATCCGACCGATTCTTCAGCAAGTACTCACCGCCCTGCTGAAGCTCAAG CAACTGGGGTTGATCCATGCGGACCTCAAGCCAGAGAACATCATGCTGGTGGACCCGGTACGTCAGCCATACCGTGTGAAAGTAATCGACTTTGGGTCGGCCTCCCACGTGTCGAAAGCCGTCTGCAACACGTACCTGCAATCGCGATACTACCGTGCGCCTGAAATTATACTTGGACTTCCGTATTGTGAAGCGATAGATATGTGGTCGCTCGGCTGTGTGGTTGCGGAGTTGTTTTTAGGATGGCCTCTATACCCCGGCAGCTCCGAATATGATCAGATTCGATATATTAGTCAGACGCAAGGCCTACCGACGGAGCATATGTTAAACAACGCCAGCAAAACCACCAAATTCTTTTACAGGGACATGGACA GCACATATCCGTTTTGGCGACTGAAAACACCTGAAGAGCACGAGACCGAGACCGGTATAAAGTCGAAGGAGgcgagaaaatatatttttaactgTCTCGACGATATTGGTCAAGTGAATGTGCCAACTGACCTGGAGGGTGGTCAGCTTCTGGCTGAGAAAGCGGATAGAAGAGAGTTCATTGACCTCTTGAAGAGGATGCTCACAATGGACCAGGTA GAGCGCCGAATAACACCTGGGGAGGCTCTGAATCACGCGTTTGTCACTCTGGCGCATTTGGTCGATTATGCACATTGCAACAACGTCAAGGCTTCCGTCCAGATGATGGAGGTTTGCCGGCGAGCAGGCGACTTCACGGCAAGCCCGGCACATCACCAAGCTCCTCCAGCGCCCCAGCCACCCCCGCCGACGTCGTTAGTAGCGAATTTCGTGCCGACAACGAACGGCAGTGCTGTCACCTTCACCTTCAATAACCAGCTGACCAATCAAGTACAGCGATTGGTCAGAGAGCATCGTACTGCGCAAACGGGATACGATAATCTG TATCAAATATACAGTAACAGTAGTCGCCGTGCAACTCAGTACAGTAACTCATCCAGCGGATCGAATAGTGGGCGAAGTGGGGTGCACGACTTTCCGCATCAATTGGTACCTGGGCTACTTTGTCACCCACCCAGTTATCAGACGATGCCAAGTCCTGCGAAACACGTAGTTGTTGCTCAA CCTCCGCAAGCGCAGCAAGGACCGTTACAGATCCAGCCCTCCATCATATCACAGCAGGCCGTTGCCGCAGCGGCTGCGGCAGCCCAACAACAATATGCGGCTGTGCCTGTGTCGATGGTGGAGACTGGTCGTCAAATGTTGTTAACG AACGCTGTGCAGACGTCCTGGCCCGGGGGGAGTCGTCAGATGGCTGCCATCGTGCCATCCTGGCAGCAGTTGCCGCCGCAGCACACAGCAATCCAGCAGCCACTGTTGAGCGACGCTGGAGACTGGGGAAGGCCACTGATCGTGGACAGTTCAGCCATCCTGCAG GATCAGCGGCCAGTGTTCCCTGTCACGGAGGTATATAACACCAGTGCCCTCGTCGAGCATCCTTCGCAGAGCTGGGCAAAGCGTAGCGGGAAACACCATCAGCACCACGTGACGGTGCCTCAGCAGTCGCAACACAGGCACGAGCACAAGAAGGAGACGCAACAGCTGAGTCCTGTGAAAAAGAGGGTGAAGGAGAGCACGCCGCCGAGCAACATGAGACGGCACTCGCCTAGTGGCGGTCATTGGCAGCAGCAGACCATGCAGCAGCACCACCATAACAGCAAGCATAGCAGTAGTCACAACGTAGAACATCATCAGGTTACGTCCGGTCGCCAACAAACCATCACGATCCACGACACGCCGTCGCCGGCAGTTTCCGTTATCACGATCAGTGATAGCGAGGACGAAACACCTGGTAAATG CTGTGGAGATCGCCAGTGCGGAGCCTGTCAAAATTTGGCAACTCGCCTGTCTGGCGATGGACGTCCAGTCCGCGAGGAAGTCATTCGAAG CACGCAATCGACGCCCAGGGTGGTGCAACCGATGCAGCAGACACATTCGACTACCCAGTCCCACACGAACGGACACGTTACTGCACATAGTACGTCACAGAGGACGCAAAGAAAGAACATCATCAGCTGCGTGACCGTTGGCGACAGCGACGGCGAAGCTAGTCCTGGTCGAGCGCACACCCACCTCTACCAACACTTACCTCAGCATCCGCCACATCAACAGACCACGCAATTAATTAAACACGAGCCCCAGCAGCAACATCATGTCAGCAG CAGTAGCTCTGGATACTCCTCGCAGTCGCAGAAGAAACGGTTATTGGCTAAAGTACAGTCCGAGTGCAATATGGTGAATGTCGCGACGAAACCAGAGCCCGGCGTCGAGTACCTTGCCCCACATCCGTGTCACGCGCCAGCTTGTAAAGAGCCACCGACCTATCAG GATGATGCCTATGACATGCATGACTACTTCTTGCAGTATGTGACCACGAGTAGCGCGCATCCTCACCTCCAAGAGCAGCATATCGTGTATACGACCGGCACGGACAAGCGGGTATCGTGGCCTGGCAAGAGGGCTGAGTACAAGCACGAGTACGTTCAACCTCCTGCTGCTCATTCGCGAGACCACCAGAAATGGGCGGTAGCGAACCCTGTGCATCAGTACAG GCAGAGCCAGGTGGTGGGTTCGGCAGCCCATCCGGGTCATACCCACAGCCATCATGGGCATCCGGCCCACCTGAGTCCTGGGGGCGGTGGCGGGGGCAGAAGTCCTGCAGGGGGGCCTGTAATAGGAAGTGCCCAGCATCTGGGACAACCCCTGTACCAGGAGTACGCCCATGTGCGTTCAAGAGCCCATGCCGTACCACCCCCGGTGTACGTAACCGCCGCGCCTTCTCAGGCTCAGCAGCAACAAGTGCCCACCTATCAGGGATTCACACCCGG CTCGTCTCCATTAACGTTGTATGATTCTAGTCGAGCGTTGCCACCACCAGCTCATCACAGCTCGGCCAGACCGTTGCTCGCGAGTCATGCAGCGCATCCACTGCCTGCACATATGCAGCCAACGGCCGTATACGGATTGGCCCCGCTATCGCCGGCCAAACATCAATATCAACCTTCTGGTTTGTGGTTCACGGAGTAA